GTGCACTTTCTACCGGGGCACCATTGAGAGCATATTGTCCAGCTGTATCGCTGTGTGGGGTGGGAGCTGCACCATCCAGAACTGGAAAACCCTGCAGCGCATCGTGAACACAGCTGGAAGGATCATTGGTGCCCCACTCCCCTTCCTGCAAGACATTTATAACACCCATCTCACCCGCAAAGCGACCATGATTGTGTGCGACGCCAGCCACCCCGCACACAGTCTGTTCAGCCTCCTGCCATCAGGGAGAAGGTACCGAAGCCTCCGTGCCCGCTCCACCAGACTCACTAACTGCTTCATACACCAGGCTGTCGGGAGGCTGAACTCTCTCCCCACCCTCCCACTCCCTCCTGGACACCCTGGACTCTGAACCCTGACCTTCAGAAACGGACTGTCTTTTGCACTACTACTGCACAATATCATGCTGCTGCACTATTTGCACTACAGgacaatatatattttatttttttattttatttattattatagcaTAGTCTTTTTTTTAGTATAAGTCTATTTGTTGTGCACTTTTTTGTCTTACTTGTCTTACTTTAATGTTGCCACCACGGGATACTGAGAAACGTTTTCTCTATTCTTCTGTATGTTTGGCACATGTAGAgaattgacaaataaaaatcttgaatcttgaatcttgaatattTCATCCTGTATATTTTGACCTTAACTTCTTCCTCCACATGGTTGCTGTGGTTACTGATGGTCCTGCTCAGCTGTGTGGATCTAGGCGTGTACAAGCTGTGTGAAGACAGGAGCTACAACCTACAACTTAGTGTGACCCCTGCACTTTTATAAGTGGGAAGTGAGAAATTTTCATTATATTCGTATTTCATTGTTAGAGTGTTGAGGTACAGGAAAAAGAACATGCACCAGCTATATGCTGACAATCtctataaaaacatttatttgttgttacaaaataaaaatggtaTCAAGCAAACTACATAGTTCACTCACTGTTCAGTGTGAGACTTCAGTAATAGTGATTGGAGTAAAGTCAATGCCAGTAATCCAAGTAGTATGTAACCTAAAACCTCAAGCTAACTAAAATACATGGTAtttacagatagatagataaagtAAAagactttattaatcccaaatgGAAATTACACAGTGGTACAGCAGCCACTTAATATAAAtcagaaagaacaaaaatgatgggctgagtaaaaaaaaaaaaaaaaagatgctaaaTTATTATCACAAAATAAGCtaacttaaatataaaaataaatagtggCATTAGTAATTTGATTTGTTGGAAAATAACACAAGAAACCAGCATACAATGAAATTATAGGGAACAActtattaaaaattattattttcccccaaaacaaataaatgcatcattttataaCTAAGTGTATGACATGcatgcataaaaatgtacaatcaaAGAATAATTACATCGTATATTGATATCTGTTCTGTATAGTTTCCCTGTCATAGAAAgtgcaaatataaaaactgCACAGAAATGCAGTATTATTCAAATTCATAGTTAAATTATGACAAAGAAagtacacattttcacacataatTTGAATATTTGGGTCCCCAAGGGTGACAACGCCTTACAggattgttttaattatttcttatggtttagatatttatttataaatgttttatagtttGTAAATCTTCAGATTATTATGAAACTTAATcatttgttgtatttctatataaagaaaatattttaaacatgacaaatacATCTTTTGTcgtttgtatattttatttaagagCTGTGTCAAAACTAAATCAGTCAGTTTAAAAAGCAGTCCTGCGGTTTGCCTCTGACACGTGGTTTGACCTTGTTTGTGCAGCAGAGGAAAGTTTTCCCAATGTAGACCCTGAGACTCTGATCCCGAAAACCGTAGATGAGCGGGCTGAGAAAGCGTGGAATGAGGATGAAACAGAAGTAATTGAAAAAGGCGATGTCTTCTGGTAGCCAGTTGGCATGCAGCACTATGAGAGTTTCAGTGATGGGGAGAGTGTAGGCCAACATGCACAGCAACAGCTGAAAGCCGTGCAGCAGCACAGTGTGCATGGCTTTGCTCACAGACACTCGGTCTTGTCTCATCTTCCTGGTTTCCAGCAGGATTCTCATGTATGTGAAGAGGATGATGACAGCCACAACTGCAAAGAAGAGCACACTCACAGCAACTTTGATTAATGTCTGGATTGGAGATAAGTTGATGACGACAGGTTTACAAAGCACAGGGGTAGAGAAGGCATCCACAGCAGGGTAACGTTTCCCGATGGAGTGGTCAATGACAGGGGAGATACAGCTGATGAGCCACAGAGACAGTATAATGATCCAGATGCGGTCTGAGCGCCAGGTGGCCGGGCACTGGAGAGGATAGAAGATGGCAACGTAACGCTCCAGTGACATGGTGGCCAGGATTAAGGGTGTGTTCTGGAAAGTGACTGTGGATATGAACAGCAGAGGAACACAGTAGACAATGGCAAATTTTACCTGGCCCATGACAAAGAGGAAGAGcaagacagaggacaggagCTGAAGGGTGTCATTGACTAGCATGTAGGCAAACAGGATGTAGCGTGAGGTGTCCAGAAACTGCCTGTGAGATGCAAAGATGTGAAGCATGAGGACAATGAAGCAGAGGAAGACGCAGAAGAAGGGGATAACCACACACACTTTGATTATCACAGACAGTCTTTTGTGGGATGTTGCATTGAGTGGAAATTCAGTCAGATTCTGCATTTTTTCATGTGCACGTGGACTGGAGCAAACCTGTTAAAGAGAGA
This region of Thunnus maccoyii chromosome 6, fThuMac1.1, whole genome shotgun sequence genomic DNA includes:
- the LOC121898225 gene encoding odorant receptor 131-2-like gives rise to the protein MQNLTEFPLNATSHKRLSVIIKVCVVIPFFCVFLCFIVLMLHIFASHRQFLDTSRYILFAYMLVNDTLQLLSSVLLFLFVMGQVKFAIVYCVPLLFISTVTFQNTPLILATMSLERYVAIFYPLQCPATWRSDRIWIIILSLWLISCISPVIDHSIGKRYPAVDAFSTPVLCKPVVINLSPIQTLIKVAVSVLFFAVVAVIILFTYMRILLETRKMRQDRVSVSKAMHTVLLHGFQLLLCMLAYTLPITETLIVLHANWLPEDIAFFNYFCFILIPRFLSPLIYGFRDQSLRVYIGKTFLCCTNKVKPRVRGKPQDCFLN